The Flavobacterium sp. 123 genome contains a region encoding:
- a CDS encoding pyruvate dehydrogenase complex E1 component subunit beta: MRHTQYTTMRTIQFREAICEAMSEEMRHDESIYLMGEEVAEYNGAYKASKGMLAEFGEKRVIDTPIAELGFTGIAVGSAMNGCRPIVEYMTFNFCLVGIDQIINNAAKMRQMTGGQFNVPIVFRGPTASAGQLGATHSQALENWFANTPGLKVVVPSNVYDAKGLLKSAIRDNDPVIFMESEQMYGDKGEVPEGEYTIPLGVADIKREGTDVTIVSFGKIIKEAYIAADELAKEGISCEIVDLRTVRPMDHETILTSVKKTNRLVILEEAWPFASVSSEIAYIVQERAFDFLDAPIQRITTADTPAPYSPVLLKEWLPNAGDVVKAVKKVMNK, translated from the coding sequence ATTAGACACACACAATATACAACTATGAGAACGATACAATTTAGAGAAGCCATTTGCGAAGCAATGAGTGAAGAAATGCGTCACGATGAATCCATTTACTTAATGGGTGAAGAAGTTGCAGAATATAATGGTGCTTATAAAGCGTCTAAAGGAATGCTAGCCGAATTTGGCGAAAAAAGAGTAATTGATACTCCTATTGCAGAACTTGGTTTTACAGGTATTGCTGTAGGATCGGCTATGAATGGTTGTAGACCAATTGTAGAATATATGACTTTCAATTTCTGTTTAGTAGGGATTGATCAAATTATAAATAATGCTGCCAAAATGCGTCAAATGACAGGTGGACAATTTAATGTGCCAATTGTTTTTAGAGGTCCAACTGCTTCTGCAGGACAATTAGGAGCAACGCATTCACAAGCTTTAGAGAACTGGTTTGCTAATACTCCGGGACTTAAAGTGGTGGTTCCATCAAATGTTTATGATGCTAAAGGGTTGTTGAAATCAGCAATTCGTGATAATGATCCTGTAATTTTTATGGAATCAGAGCAAATGTATGGTGATAAAGGCGAAGTTCCTGAAGGAGAATATACGATTCCTCTTGGTGTTGCAGATATCAAACGTGAAGGAACTGATGTAACAATTGTTTCTTTTGGTAAAATTATTAAAGAGGCTTATATTGCTGCAGATGAATTAGCTAAAGAAGGAATTTCATGTGAAATTGTGGATTTAAGAACGGTTCGTCCGATGGATCATGAAACAATTTTAACTTCTGTTAAAAAAACAAACAGATTAGTAATTCTTGAAGAAGCTTGGCCTTTTGCAAGTGTTTCTTCTGAGATTGCTTATATCGTTCAAGAACGTGCTTTTGATTTTCTTGATGCGCCTATACAACGTATTACAACTGCTGATACGCCAGCACCTTACTCTCCAGTATTGCTAAAAGAATGGTTGCCAAATGCTGGTGATGTTGTTAAAGCAGTAAAGAAGGTTATGAATAAATAA
- a CDS encoding inorganic diphosphatase → MTADKLKTFDVLIEIPRGSRNKYEYDFAIKRMRFDRMLFSSMMYPADYGFIPETLALDGDPLDVLVLVNEPTFPGCVMEVKPIGVFHMADDKGPDEKVICVPVSDPIWNSLENLSDINPHLLKEIEHFFQVYKDLENKQVDVEGWGDVNEAYAIIKECTERFNQIENKPEGLFSIK, encoded by the coding sequence ATGACTGCAGACAAATTAAAGACTTTCGATGTATTAATCGAAATACCAAGAGGAAGTAGAAATAAATACGAATATGATTTTGCCATAAAAAGAATGCGTTTTGATAGAATGTTATTCTCTTCTATGATGTATCCTGCTGATTACGGATTTATTCCAGAAACATTAGCATTGGACGGAGATCCACTAGATGTTTTGGTATTAGTTAACGAGCCTACTTTTCCTGGATGTGTAATGGAAGTTAAACCAATCGGGGTTTTCCATATGGCTGATGATAAAGGACCAGATGAAAAAGTGATTTGTGTTCCTGTTTCTGATCCAATTTGGAATTCATTAGAAAACCTATCAGATATTAACCCTCACTTATTAAAAGAAATTGAGCATTTCTTCCAAGTGTACAAAGATTTGGAAAACAAACAAGTTGATGTAGAAGGTTGGGGAGATGTAAATGAAGCGTATGCCATCATAAAAGAATGTACGGAGCGTTTTAATCAAATTGAGAATAAACCAGAGGGATTATTTAGTATAAAATAA
- a CDS encoding DNA-3-methyladenine glycosylase: protein MEDAIQHLTQNDIVFKNIINKYGLPTIPKRSEGFETLVLLILEQQVSIDSAKATFLKLKEKEPDFNPEKLLSLSDENFRLLGVSRQKTSYIKALSTAILNNDIELCTLKSKTAQEVREELIKIKGIGNWTIDIYLMFCLQEPDLLPLGDIAVVNTMKELFDIHEKEAMEVYAQNWIPYRSMATFLLWHYYLNKRNRTVIY from the coding sequence ATGGAGGACGCAATTCAACATCTTACACAGAATGATATTGTTTTTAAAAACATCATCAATAAATATGGATTGCCAACTATACCTAAACGCTCAGAGGGTTTTGAAACCTTGGTTTTATTGATATTAGAACAACAAGTATCTATTGATTCAGCCAAAGCTACTTTTTTAAAATTAAAAGAAAAAGAACCCGATTTCAATCCCGAAAAATTACTTTCCCTATCAGATGAAAACTTTAGATTGCTTGGTGTAAGCCGACAAAAAACTTCCTATATAAAAGCTTTGTCAACGGCAATTTTAAATAATGATATTGAGTTGTGTACTCTGAAAAGCAAAACGGCTCAAGAAGTTCGAGAGGAATTAATCAAAATTAAAGGAATAGGGAATTGGACCATTGATATCTACTTGATGTTTTGTTTGCAAGAACCAGATTTACTGCCATTAGGCGATATTGCTGTTGTAAACACGATGAAAGAGTTGTTTGATATTCATGAAAAAGAAGCTATGGAAGTCTATGCTCAAAACTGGATTCCGTATCGCTCCATGGCTACTTTTTTGTTGTGGCATTATTATTTAAATAAAAGAAATAGAACCGTAATTTATTAA
- a CDS encoding thymidylate synthase, whose translation MKQYLDLVQHVMENGCQKGDRTGTGTKSVFGYQMRFDLSEGFPMVTTKKLHLKSIIYELLWFLKGDTNIKYLQDNGVKIWDAWADANGDLGPVYGHQWRNWNSEEIDQISELIKELKSNPNSRRMLVSAWNPSVLPDTSKSFDENVANNKAALPPCHAFFQFYVSDGKLSCQLYQRSADIFLGVPFNIASYALLTMMIAQVCNLAPGEFIHTFGDAHIYNNHFEQLELQLSREPKALPKMILNPEIKDIFDFDFEDFTLEGYEPHALIKGNVAV comes from the coding sequence ATGAAGCAATATTTAGATTTAGTACAACATGTCATGGAAAACGGTTGTCAAAAAGGAGATCGAACAGGAACAGGAACAAAAAGTGTATTTGGTTACCAAATGCGTTTTGATCTCAGCGAAGGTTTCCCGATGGTCACTACTAAAAAACTACATCTAAAATCTATTATTTATGAATTGCTTTGGTTCCTCAAAGGAGACACAAACATTAAGTACCTTCAAGATAACGGAGTTAAAATTTGGGATGCTTGGGCTGATGCCAATGGAGATTTAGGACCTGTTTATGGGCATCAATGGCGCAATTGGAACAGTGAAGAAATTGACCAAATCTCTGAGCTAATCAAAGAATTAAAATCAAATCCAAACAGCCGAAGAATGTTGGTTTCTGCGTGGAATCCTTCTGTTCTTCCGGACACATCAAAATCATTCGACGAAAATGTAGCAAATAACAAAGCTGCATTACCTCCGTGTCATGCTTTTTTCCAATTTTATGTTTCTGACGGAAAACTTTCTTGTCAATTGTACCAACGTAGTGCTGATATATTCTTAGGTGTTCCCTTCAATATAGCTTCTTACGCCCTACTAACAATGATGATTGCTCAAGTCTGCAATTTAGCCCCTGGAGAATTTATTCACACTTTTGGAGACGCACATATCTATAACAATCATTTCGAACAACTCGAATTGCAATTATCTCGTGAACCAAAAGCATTACCAAAAATGATTTTGAATCCAGAAATAAAAGACATTTTCGATTTTGATTTCGAAGACTTTACTTTAGAAGGTTATGAGCCACACGCCTTAATAAAAGGAAATGTAGCCGTATAA
- a CDS encoding isoamylase early set domain-containing protein has product MSIKKQFIKTKPVCKVTFSVDAKDASAVSVVGDFNNWDPTVGALSKLKNGTFKGAYDLNKDASYEFKYVIDGAFVNEPEADSFKWNDFAGAENSVLSV; this is encoded by the coding sequence ATGTCAATAAAGAAACAATTTATAAAAACAAAACCAGTTTGTAAGGTTACTTTCTCAGTAGATGCAAAAGATGCTTCAGCAGTATCTGTAGTTGGAGATTTTAATAATTGGGATCCTACAGTAGGAGCTTTGAGTAAGTTAAAAAACGGAACTTTCAAAGGAGCTTATGATTTGAATAAAGATGCTTCTTATGAGTTTAAATATGTAATTGATGGGGCGTTTGTTAATGAGCCTGAAGCAGATTCTTTCAAATGGAATGATTTTGCAGGAGCAGAAAACAGTGTTTTATCTGTATAA
- a CDS encoding DUF5686 and carboxypeptidase-like regulatory domain-containing protein: MKKPLFFILFFLFAAANILLAQTKVSGIVTDKANQPIPYANVVFKNSNIGIVTNEDGRFYIESPQTYSTLVISSVGFSEKEIALDKAVNYNFKIQLNEAETLKEVVVFTGKTSKKNNPALDILRKIWERKRKNGLNLFAQYQMEKYEKVEFDMNTIDSAFMKNKIFKGMEFIFDKVDTSRITGKTYLPIFINEALYDVYGDTKLKKIKEKIKANKTSGFQGNQQILAFVKDLYSEYNIYDNHLTFFDKSFTSPLSTTGIDVYNYILRDSAYVDKKWCYNIVFYPRRKNELTFKGDFWVNDSTFAIKKINMAVTKSANINWIKDIYIEQEFDVMNDSVFLLTRDYMMSDFALNKKEKSKGVYGKRTTFYRNHEFNKEKPLAFYKDEVNYIDNEVYNKSDEYWEENRFENLTKDELGVYKMLDTLQTVKKFKQLYSLVSILGSGYVEFKNFDYGPIFSSFGFNEVEGVRLRAGGRTYFGPNDPWRLQGFTAYGFDDNKFKYGVSGKWMVDKKNRIILSGGNRRDIEQIGASLTTTNDVMGRSFASSALFTTGSNGKLTNINLTNLAFEMEPIKNLTFQTGLSYRTLQSASSVFSLDYYTTLPSTTNPSGVVKSDVKQSEANIQIEYTPNKKTIGFGVERDIVDSPYTRFFVNYSHGFKGVLNSDFQYEKLQLFYKQPIIIGPLGRTNIILEAGKTFGTIPLGLMSVIPGNQTYFSIENTFSNLNFYEFVTDQYVTLQWNHNFNGRLFSRIPFMRKLNWREIIGVKSVYGTISDANRAINASGLPYNAPENIYWEYSAGIGNIFKVFRIDFAWRGSYLNTPDTQKFSVKGSFGFYF; encoded by the coding sequence ATGAAAAAGCCCCTATTTTTTATCTTGTTTTTTTTGTTCGCAGCTGCAAATATTCTTTTGGCGCAAACCAAAGTGAGCGGAATTGTAACGGATAAAGCAAATCAACCAATTCCTTATGCTAATGTTGTTTTTAAAAATTCAAATATTGGAATAGTCACAAATGAAGATGGTCGTTTCTATATTGAATCTCCACAAACCTATTCTACATTAGTAATATCCTCTGTGGGGTTTTCTGAAAAAGAGATTGCATTAGACAAAGCAGTTAATTATAATTTTAAAATTCAGCTTAATGAAGCCGAAACATTAAAAGAAGTAGTTGTCTTTACTGGAAAAACATCTAAAAAAAATAATCCTGCTCTTGATATTCTTAGAAAAATTTGGGAACGAAAACGTAAAAATGGACTGAATCTTTTTGCTCAATACCAAATGGAAAAGTATGAGAAGGTTGAGTTTGATATGAACACGATTGATAGTGCTTTTATGAAAAATAAAATTTTCAAAGGCATGGAGTTTATTTTTGATAAGGTTGATACTTCTAGAATTACAGGTAAAACATATTTGCCTATTTTTATTAATGAAGCACTTTATGATGTTTATGGAGATACTAAACTCAAAAAAATAAAAGAGAAAATAAAAGCAAATAAAACTTCTGGTTTTCAGGGGAATCAACAAATTTTGGCTTTTGTAAAAGATTTATATTCTGAATATAATATTTACGATAACCACCTTACTTTTTTCGATAAAAGCTTCACCAGTCCTTTGTCAACAACAGGAATTGATGTGTATAATTACATATTAAGAGACAGTGCTTATGTTGATAAAAAATGGTGTTATAATATTGTATTTTATCCAAGACGCAAAAATGAATTAACTTTTAAAGGAGATTTTTGGGTGAATGATAGCACGTTTGCAATCAAAAAAATCAATATGGCTGTAACTAAAAGTGCCAACATTAACTGGATAAAAGACATCTATATTGAACAGGAATTTGACGTAATGAATGATTCTGTTTTTCTGTTAACACGGGATTATATGATGTCTGATTTTGCCTTAAATAAAAAAGAAAAATCAAAAGGAGTTTACGGTAAGCGAACAACTTTTTATAGAAATCATGAATTTAATAAAGAAAAACCGCTTGCTTTTTATAAAGATGAGGTTAATTATATTGATAATGAAGTTTATAACAAATCTGATGAGTATTGGGAAGAAAACCGTTTCGAGAATTTAACTAAGGATGAATTAGGGGTTTACAAAATGCTTGACACTTTGCAAACGGTCAAAAAATTTAAGCAATTATATAGTTTAGTTTCTATTTTAGGGAGCGGATATGTTGAGTTCAAGAATTTTGATTACGGACCTATATTTTCATCTTTCGGATTTAATGAAGTTGAAGGTGTTCGATTAAGAGCAGGAGGTAGAACTTATTTTGGGCCAAATGATCCTTGGCGATTACAAGGATTTACAGCATATGGTTTTGATGATAATAAATTTAAATATGGTGTTTCTGGCAAATGGATGGTCGATAAGAAAAACCGAATTATTTTATCCGGAGGAAATAGGCGAGACATAGAGCAAATAGGAGCTAGTTTGACGACTACAAATGATGTTATGGGTAGAAGTTTTGCTTCTTCAGCATTATTTACCACAGGAAGCAATGGGAAATTAACGAATATTAATTTGACAAATCTTGCTTTTGAAATGGAACCTATTAAGAATTTGACCTTTCAAACGGGACTTTCTTATCGAACATTACAGTCCGCTTCATCTGTTTTCAGTCTAGACTATTATACAACTTTACCTAGCACAACAAATCCTTCTGGAGTTGTTAAAAGTGATGTGAAACAATCTGAGGCAAATATTCAAATTGAATATACACCTAACAAAAAAACAATCGGTTTTGGTGTTGAACGCGATATAGTTGATAGTCCATACACTCGATTTTTTGTAAATTACAGCCACGGATTTAAAGGGGTTTTAAATTCTGATTTTCAATATGAAAAACTTCAATTATTTTATAAACAACCTATTATTATAGGGCCTTTAGGAAGAACAAATATTATTCTTGAAGCTGGAAAAACTTTTGGAACTATTCCGTTAGGATTAATGAGTGTGATTCCTGGAAATCAGACTTATTTCAGCATTGAAAACACGTTTAGTAACCTTAATTTTTATGAGTTTGTTACCGATCAATATGTCACTTTGCAGTGGAATCATAATTTTAATGGTAGGCTATTTTCAAGAATTCCGTTTATGCGCAAGCTTAATTGGAGAGAAATTATAGGGGTAAAAAGTGTTTATGGAACTATTTCGGATGCCAATAGAGCCATTAATGCATCGGGATTGCCATACAATGCTCCAGAGAATATCTATTGGGAATATAGCGCAGGAATTGGAAATATCTTCAAGGTTTTCCGAATCGATTTTGCTTGGCGAGGAAGTTACTTGAATACGCCTGACACGCAGAAATTTTCAGTAAAAGGATCGTTTGGGTTTTATTTTTAA
- a CDS encoding bifunctional nuclease family protein yields MSLVKLSIKGISYSQTQNGAYALILNEVDGERKLPIVIGAFEAQSIAIALEKEIKPPRPLTHDLFKNFADRFDIVVKQVIIHKLVDGVFYSSIICERDKIEEIIDARTSDAIALALRFNAPIFTYKNILDKAGIYLKSNLTEANKDSQEIDDVLSNPETFGQEVESNQSGQTYSKHSLQELNELLTQAVEHEDYEKAAKIRDEISKRES; encoded by the coding sequence ATGAGCTTAGTCAAATTATCCATAAAAGGAATTTCTTATAGTCAAACTCAAAACGGAGCCTATGCTTTGATTTTAAATGAAGTTGACGGCGAAAGAAAACTGCCAATTGTCATCGGTGCTTTTGAGGCGCAATCTATTGCTATTGCTTTAGAAAAAGAAATAAAACCTCCCCGCCCTTTGACTCATGATTTATTTAAAAATTTTGCTGATCGTTTTGACATAGTTGTAAAACAAGTAATAATTCACAAACTGGTTGATGGTGTTTTTTATTCTAGTATCATTTGTGAGAGAGATAAAATTGAAGAAATAATTGATGCTCGAACATCAGATGCTATTGCTCTGGCATTGCGTTTTAATGCTCCAATATTTACATACAAAAATATCTTAGACAAAGCAGGAATTTATCTGAAATCAAATCTTACGGAAGCCAATAAAGATTCCCAAGAAATAGACGATGTTCTTTCAAACCCTGAAACTTTTGGTCAAGAAGTTGAAAGTAATCAATCAGGACAAACCTATTCAAAGCACAGCCTACAAGAGTTAAATGAATTGCTTACTCAAGCAGTTGAACATGAAGACTACGAAAAAGCGGCTAAAATTAGAGACGAAATTTCAAAAAGAGAATCGTAA
- a CDS encoding electron transfer flavoprotein subunit alpha/FixB family protein — protein MSILIYAEYAEGKFKKVALELASYAKKVAESLGTTVTAVTVNAGDVSELSKYGVDKVLKVNNDKLSGFTAKAYADVIKQAAQKENAKLILLSSTTDSIYLSSLVAVALEAGFASNVVGLPVSTSPFQVKRTAFSNKAFNTTEITTDIKILGLSKNTYGIFENPSALTQEDFNPSIGENDFGVKVESVEKGSGKVSIADADIVVSGGRGLKGPENWGMIEELASVLGAATACSKPVSDLGWRPHGEHVGQTGKPVATNLYIAIGISGAIQHIAGINSSKVKVVINSDPEAPFFKVADYGIVGDAFDIVPRLIEKLKAFKAQHS, from the coding sequence ATGTCAATATTAATATATGCAGAATATGCAGAAGGAAAATTCAAAAAAGTAGCTTTAGAATTGGCCTCATATGCAAAAAAAGTAGCTGAATCACTAGGAACAACTGTTACAGCCGTAACGGTAAATGCTGGGGATGTTTCGGAATTATCAAAATACGGAGTAGACAAAGTTTTAAAAGTGAACAACGATAAATTATCTGGATTTACAGCAAAAGCATATGCTGATGTAATTAAACAAGCTGCTCAAAAAGAAAATGCTAAATTAATTTTACTTTCATCTACTACAGATAGTATTTATTTATCATCTCTTGTTGCAGTTGCATTAGAAGCTGGTTTTGCTTCGAATGTAGTTGGACTACCTGTAAGCACATCTCCTTTTCAAGTAAAAAGAACGGCATTTTCAAATAAAGCATTCAATACTACAGAAATAACAACTGATATAAAAATACTAGGTCTTTCAAAAAACACCTACGGGATTTTTGAAAACCCATCCGCATTAACTCAAGAAGATTTCAATCCAAGCATTGGAGAAAATGATTTTGGCGTAAAAGTAGAATCAGTAGAAAAAGGATCTGGAAAAGTTTCTATAGCTGATGCTGATATTGTAGTATCCGGAGGACGTGGTCTTAAAGGGCCTGAAAACTGGGGAATGATTGAAGAACTAGCTAGTGTTCTTGGAGCAGCAACCGCTTGCTCAAAACCAGTTTCTGATTTAGGATGGAGACCTCACGGAGAACACGTAGGACAAACTGGAAAACCTGTAGCAACAAATTTGTACATCGCCATAGGAATCTCAGGAGCAATCCAACACATTGCAGGAATAAACTCATCCAAAGTTAAAGTTGTAATCAACAGTGATCCAGAAGCTCCTTTCTTCAAAGTTGCTGACTATGGAATAGTTGGCGATGCCTTTGACATTGTACCGCGCTTAATTGAAAAACTAAAAGCATTCAAAGCACAACATTCATAA
- a CDS encoding 2TM domain-containing protein encodes MEKEQHELYEYARRRIKQKKRLYFHFVLLLIGSLFLFVAHNFFDFNPNTNWHIWLITFWFFIFILHFIKVYITDRFMNKNWEREQIDRLVSQQEKKIDQLQTKIKNEI; translated from the coding sequence ATGGAAAAAGAGCAACATGAACTTTACGAATACGCCAGAAGGAGAATCAAACAAAAAAAAAGACTCTATTTTCATTTTGTTTTGCTACTTATAGGAAGTTTGTTTTTATTTGTAGCTCATAATTTTTTTGATTTTAACCCCAACACAAATTGGCATATTTGGCTAATTACTTTTTGGTTTTTTATTTTCATTTTACACTTTATCAAAGTATATATTACAGACCGTTTTATGAATAAAAATTGGGAAAGAGAGCAAATTGATCGTCTAGTTTCCCAACAGGAAAAAAAAATAGACCAACTACAAACAAAAATCAAAAACGAAATTTAA
- a CDS encoding electron transfer flavoprotein subunit beta/FixA family protein produces MKILVCISHVPDTTSKINFVNNDSEFDTNGVQYVINPNDEFGLTRAIWFQEQQGATVTVVNVGGPETEPTLRKALAIGANEAIRVNAIPTDGFFVAKQLAEVIKNGNYDIIIAGKESLDYNGGMVPGMIAGLLGYNFVNSCVGITVEGTNVKAVREMDGGKETVSTSLPVIIGAQKGLVEEKDLRIPNMRGIMTARTKVLTIVEPIASNVNTKAVKFEKPTPKSAVKLISADNLDELIDLLHNEAKVI; encoded by the coding sequence ATGAAAATATTAGTTTGCATCAGTCACGTTCCTGATACTACTTCCAAAATTAATTTCGTCAATAACGATTCAGAATTTGATACTAATGGCGTTCAATATGTAATAAATCCTAATGACGAGTTCGGTTTGACACGTGCCATTTGGTTCCAAGAACAACAAGGTGCTACCGTAACTGTAGTAAATGTTGGCGGACCTGAAACAGAACCAACTTTAAGAAAAGCACTAGCGATAGGAGCTAATGAAGCAATTCGTGTAAACGCTATCCCAACAGATGGTTTTTTCGTTGCAAAACAACTAGCCGAAGTAATCAAAAATGGTAACTATGATATCATTATTGCAGGAAAAGAATCGCTAGATTATAATGGCGGAATGGTTCCAGGAATGATTGCTGGTCTTTTAGGATACAACTTTGTAAATTCTTGCGTAGGAATTACTGTTGAAGGAACAAATGTAAAAGCAGTTCGCGAAATGGATGGTGGAAAAGAAACCGTAAGCACTTCACTTCCTGTAATTATTGGTGCTCAAAAAGGGCTTGTTGAAGAAAAAGATTTACGCATCCCAAACATGAGAGGAATTATGACTGCTAGAACAAAAGTTTTGACAATTGTAGAGCCAATTGCTTCAAATGTAAATACTAAAGCGGTGAAATTTGAAAAACCAACTCCTAAATCGGCAGTGAAGTTAATATCTGCAGATAATTTAGATGAGCTTATCGATTTATTGCACAACGAAGCAAAAGTTATCTAA